A window of Rhodanobacteraceae bacterium contains these coding sequences:
- a CDS encoding Uma2 family endonuclease gives MSSVPKFATYEDVLSTPEHLVAEILDGVLHTHPRPAPRHARSAGRLLGRIDDPFDRGHGGPGGWIILIEPELHLGRDVIVPDIAGWRRERLPKLPDAAWFDLVPDWASEVLSPSTARIDRQIKMRLYASHGLPNLWLVDPIAQTLESYRLEGARWLLLATHGGDETAAIEPFEAVPLGLADLWAD, from the coding sequence ATGAGCAGCGTCCCCAAATTCGCTACCTACGAGGATGTCCTCAGCACGCCGGAGCATCTGGTGGCTGAGATTCTCGATGGCGTGCTGCACACGCATCCGCGGCCGGCGCCGCGGCATGCAAGGTCCGCGGGTCGGCTGCTGGGGCGGATCGACGATCCCTTCGACCGCGGCCACGGCGGCCCGGGTGGCTGGATCATCCTGATCGAGCCGGAACTGCACCTGGGGCGTGATGTGATCGTGCCGGACATCGCCGGTTGGCGGCGCGAGCGGCTGCCGAAGCTGCCCGATGCCGCGTGGTTCGATCTGGTGCCCGACTGGGCCAGCGAGGTGCTGTCGCCCTCGACCGCGCGCATCGATCGCCAGATCAAGATGCGCCTGTATGCGTCGCATGGACTTCCCAACCTCTGGCTCGTGGACCCGATCGCGCAGACGCTGGAATCCTATCGCCTCGAAGGTGCGCGCTGGTTGCTGCTGGCCACCCATGGCGGCGACGAGACTGCCGCCATCGAGCCCTTCGAGGCCGTCCCGCTGGGGCTCGCCGATCTCTGGGCTGACTGA
- the mnmA gene encoding tRNA 2-thiouridine(34) synthase MnmA: MKVLVGLCGGVDSSVTALLLQRAGHTVGGLFMKNWEEDDVDGVCPAESDANDARAIAALLGIPFYGRNFAAEYWDGVFEHFLSELKTGRTPNPDILCNREVKFRTFVEHAQDLGYERIATGHYARLRRQDGRMELLRGVDAGKDQSYFLHALDQAQLSVADFPVGHLWKREVREIATEAVLPTSAKRDSTGICFIGERNFDPFIARYIAPNPGPMRTPEGELLGEHRGLQFYTLGQRGGLNIGGHRGGSGEPWFVAAKSVPDNTLIVVQGEHPALFGQRLRSEAINWIAGTAPASAFDCTAKIRYRQQDQACHVRLRSDGGVDVEFAERQRAITPGQSIVFYSGEVCLGGGVIAASDALLGGL; this comes from the coding sequence ATGAAAGTCCTCGTCGGTTTGTGCGGCGGCGTCGACTCCTCGGTCACCGCCTTGTTGCTCCAGCGCGCCGGGCACACCGTCGGCGGGCTGTTCATGAAGAACTGGGAGGAGGACGACGTTGATGGCGTGTGCCCGGCGGAGTCGGACGCCAATGACGCCCGGGCAATCGCGGCCCTGCTCGGGATCCCGTTCTACGGGCGCAACTTCGCCGCCGAGTACTGGGACGGGGTGTTCGAGCACTTCCTGTCCGAACTGAAGACCGGGCGCACGCCGAATCCGGACATCCTGTGCAACCGCGAGGTCAAGTTCCGCACCTTCGTCGAGCACGCCCAGGACCTGGGCTATGAGCGTATCGCCACCGGCCACTACGCGCGCTTGCGGCGCCAGGACGGTCGGATGGAACTGCTGCGCGGGGTCGACGCCGGCAAGGACCAGAGCTATTTCCTGCACGCACTGGACCAGGCGCAACTCAGTGTCGCCGATTTTCCGGTCGGCCACCTGTGGAAACGGGAGGTGCGGGAGATCGCCACCGAGGCCGTCCTGCCGACCTCCGCCAAGCGCGACTCGACCGGCATCTGCTTCATCGGCGAGCGAAATTTCGACCCCTTCATCGCGCGCTACATCGCGCCCAACCCGGGGCCGATGCGCACGCCGGAGGGCGAACTCCTGGGCGAGCATCGCGGGCTGCAGTTCTACACCCTGGGCCAGCGCGGCGGCCTCAACATCGGGGGGCATCGCGGCGGCAGCGGCGAGCCCTGGTTCGTCGCGGCGAAATCGGTACCGGACAACACCCTCATCGTGGTCCAGGGCGAGCACCCGGCGCTGTTTGGCCAGCGCCTGCGCAGCGAAGCGATCAACTGGATTGCGGGCACAGCGCCGGCCTCCGCCTTCGACTGCACCGCCAAGATCCGCTACCGCCAGCAGGACCAGGCCTGCCACGTGCGTCTGCGCAGCGATGGCGGCGTCGACGTCGAATTCGCCGAGCGCCAGCGCGCGATCACCCCCGGCCAATCGATCGTGTTCTACAGCGGCGAAGTGTGCCTGGGCGGCGGCGTCATCGCCGCCAGCGACGCTCTCCTCGGCGGGCTGTAG
- a CDS encoding BolA/IbaG family iron-sulfur metabolism protein — MNADTIKAMIAAGMPNATISVEGADGVHFEALVIAPEFAGMRPLQRHRKVYETLGDKLGGEIHALSLKTLTPEEWAARG; from the coding sequence ATGAACGCAGACACCATCAAGGCGATGATCGCCGCCGGCATGCCGAATGCAACGATCAGCGTCGAAGGCGCCGATGGCGTGCATTTCGAAGCGCTCGTGATCGCCCCGGAATTCGCCGGAATGCGCCCTCTGCAGCGCCACCGGAAGGTGTATGAAACGCTTGGCGACAAGCTCGGCGGCGAGATCCACGCGCTGTCGCTGAAGACCCTGACGCCCGAGGAATGGGCAGCGCGCGGCTGA
- a CDS encoding phenylphosphate carboxylase subunit delta, protein MAAVPADLLEGARAIRAIGFDIDGVLTDGRLWYGNDGAEAKAFHVHDGLGLKLLQQAGIATLVISARASEAAARRLRELGVAHVHLGVREKLPVFDSVLASLGIGHDEAAYMGDDLPDLAVIARVRLAATVAEAVPVVRRRCHWIASRPAGGGAVREFAEFILAAQGKLDALVQAHLAGAP, encoded by the coding sequence ATGGCGGCCGTTCCGGCGGACCTGCTCGAAGGCGCGCGTGCGATCCGTGCGATCGGCTTCGACATCGACGGCGTGCTCACCGACGGGCGCCTGTGGTATGGCAACGATGGCGCCGAAGCCAAGGCCTTCCATGTGCACGATGGCCTGGGCCTGAAGCTGCTGCAGCAAGCGGGCATTGCGACCCTGGTGATCAGCGCGCGTGCCAGTGAGGCCGCTGCGCGGCGATTGCGCGAGCTGGGCGTCGCGCATGTGCACCTTGGCGTGCGCGAGAAACTGCCGGTGTTCGATTCGGTGCTGGCCAGCCTCGGCATCGGGCACGACGAGGCCGCCTACATGGGCGACGACCTGCCGGATCTGGCGGTGATTGCGCGCGTGCGCCTGGCGGCGACGGTGGCCGAGGCGGTGCCGGTGGTGCGCCGGCGCTGTCACTGGATCGCCAGCCGTCCGGCAGGCGGCGGCGCGGTGCGCGAGTTCGCCGAGTTCATCCTCGCCGCGCAGGGCAAGCTGGACGCACTGGTGCAGGCACATCTGGCGGGCGCGCCTTGA
- the lptC gene encoding LPS export ABC transporter periplasmic protein LptC gives MTPGRTRLWMVVLGATTLASYGLLRWFALPPPEPPPARLANQDNEILNVEMRVYDDAGKPNLVLVSPRISSPRRSDEYLIQTPLFDVMSAEGSRWKGESKLGRLDVSKDRLWLQDAVVLDGTRPKREPVKIRSERIEFAIDEKLASSDEAVEIVSTGSEIRGVGLRADLENDRFVLLKQVEGEYVPKRKGS, from the coding sequence TTGACTCCGGGGCGCACGCGGCTGTGGATGGTTGTGCTCGGCGCGACCACGCTCGCCAGCTACGGGCTGCTGCGCTGGTTCGCGCTGCCGCCGCCGGAGCCGCCACCGGCGCGCCTGGCGAATCAGGACAACGAAATCCTGAATGTCGAGATGCGCGTCTACGACGACGCCGGCAAGCCCAACCTGGTGCTGGTCAGCCCGCGCATCAGCAGTCCGCGGCGCAGCGACGAATACCTGATCCAGACCCCCCTCTTCGACGTCATGAGCGCCGAGGGTTCGCGCTGGAAGGGCGAATCGAAACTCGGGCGGCTGGACGTATCCAAGGACCGGCTGTGGCTGCAGGACGCCGTGGTGCTCGACGGCACGCGGCCGAAGCGCGAGCCGGTGAAAATCCGCTCCGAGCGCATCGAGTTCGCGATCGACGAGAAGCTTGCAAGCAGCGATGAAGCCGTGGAGATTGTCAGCACCGGAAGCGAGATCCGCGGGGTGGGCCTGCGCGCCGACCTCGAGAACGACCGCTTCGTGCTCCTGAAACAGGTGGAAGGTGAATATGTGCCGAAACGCAAGGGTTCCTGA
- the lptA gene encoding lipopolysaccharide transport periplasmic protein LptA: protein MFAVLATPALALEADRQQPMQINSDRFESGMDTNTTVLTGNVRITQGSLVVNAARADVTQEKGEVKRALLTGSPATLKQSMDGGGELNARAATIDYLLAEESVELRGDVVLERPQGTLRSERVTYSVKTGRLAAGEGVGGGVQLVIPPKPPKPADAPATAPQG from the coding sequence ATGTTCGCCGTGCTGGCGACGCCGGCGCTGGCGCTGGAGGCGGACCGCCAGCAGCCGATGCAGATCAATTCCGACCGTTTCGAGTCGGGCATGGACACCAACACCACGGTGCTCACCGGCAATGTGCGCATCACCCAGGGCAGCCTGGTGGTGAACGCCGCGCGTGCCGACGTGACCCAGGAAAAGGGCGAGGTCAAACGCGCGTTGCTGACCGGCAGCCCGGCCACGCTGAAGCAATCGATGGATGGCGGCGGCGAATTGAACGCGCGCGCAGCGACGATCGACTACCTGCTCGCTGAGGAATCGGTGGAGTTGCGCGGCGACGTGGTGCTGGAGCGCCCGCAGGGCACCTTGCGCTCCGAGCGCGTGACCTATTCGGTGAAGACCGGCCGGCTGGCCGCCGGCGAAGGCGTCGGCGGCGGCGTGCAACTGGTGATCCCGCCCAAGCCGCCGAAGCCGGCCGATGCGCCCGCCACCGCGCCGCAGGGCTGA
- the lptB gene encoding LPS export ABC transporter ATP-binding protein, with protein MLLVESLSKRYRGREVVRGVSCHLSVGEVVGLLGPNGAGKTTCFYMIVGMIAADRGRIELDGRDITPLSMSDRARLGIGYLPQEPSVFRRLTVEDNLLAVLEMRKDLTRRGRTVVLESLLEELQVTHLRGQLGQSLSGGERRRVEIARALAAKPRFIMLDEPFAGVDPISVGEIQEAIAHLRERGIGVLITDHNVRETLDICDRAYVLNAGQVLAEGSPQQILAHPKVREVYLGDKFRL; from the coding sequence ATGCTGCTGGTCGAAAGCCTGAGCAAGCGCTACCGCGGCCGCGAGGTCGTGCGCGGTGTGTCCTGCCACCTGAGCGTGGGCGAAGTCGTCGGCCTGCTGGGGCCGAATGGCGCCGGCAAGACCACTTGTTTCTACATGATCGTCGGCATGATCGCCGCCGACCGCGGGCGCATCGAACTCGACGGCCGCGACATCACGCCGCTGTCGATGTCCGATCGTGCGCGTCTCGGCATCGGCTACCTGCCGCAGGAACCCAGCGTGTTCCGCCGGCTCACCGTCGAGGACAACCTGCTCGCGGTGCTGGAGATGCGCAAGGACCTGACCCGGCGCGGGCGCACCGTGGTGCTCGAATCGCTGCTGGAGGAACTGCAGGTCACCCATCTGCGCGGCCAGCTCGGCCAGAGCCTGTCCGGCGGCGAGCGCCGGCGCGTCGAGATCGCCCGCGCGCTGGCCGCCAAGCCGCGCTTCATCATGCTCGACGAGCCCTTTGCCGGCGTCGACCCGATCTCCGTCGGCGAGATCCAGGAAGCCATCGCGCATTTGCGCGAGCGCGGCATTGGCGTGCTGATCACGGACCACAACGTGCGCGAAACCCTCGACATCTGCGACCGCGCCTACGTACTCAACGCCGGCCAGGTCCTCGCCGAAGGCAGCCCGCAGCAGATCCTGGCGCATCCCAAGGTGCGCGAGGTGTATCTGGGCGACAAGTTCCGCTTGTGA
- the murA gene encoding UDP-N-acetylglucosamine 1-carboxyvinyltransferase, with product MAKIIVEGGAPLNGEVWISGAKNAVLPILSATLLADGPCSIGNVPHLHDVTTTMELLGQMGVELVVDERMHIHVDPTKATSCFAPYDLVKTMRASILVLGPLVARFGHAEVSLPGGCAIGTRPVDLHIKGLEALGAQITVEAGYIKAKAKRLKGTRIVLDLVTVTGTENIMMAATLAEGTTVIENAAQEPEVVDLANFLIDMGARIEGAGSNTITVHGVERLKGCHYEVLPDRIETGTFLVAGAISGGRVLLKRARPKTLDAVLQKLEDTGAHLNVSEDSIELDMRGNRPKAVSVTTAPYPAFPTDMQAQFTALNSVAEGVGMVTETVFENRFMHVQELRRLGADIRLHGNTAVITGVKHMTGAPLMATDLRASASLVLAGLAAGGETVIDRVYHIDRGYECIEEKLGALGARIRRLPN from the coding sequence ATGGCCAAGATCATCGTCGAGGGCGGCGCGCCGCTGAATGGCGAAGTGTGGATTTCCGGCGCCAAGAACGCCGTGCTGCCGATCCTCTCCGCCACCCTGCTGGCGGACGGCCCGTGCAGCATCGGCAATGTGCCGCACCTGCATGATGTGACCACCACGATGGAACTGCTCGGCCAGATGGGCGTGGAGCTGGTGGTCGACGAGCGCATGCACATCCATGTGGACCCGACCAAGGCCACCAGCTGCTTCGCGCCGTACGACCTGGTCAAGACCATGCGCGCGTCGATCCTGGTGCTCGGACCGCTGGTGGCACGTTTCGGTCATGCCGAGGTCTCGTTGCCTGGCGGCTGCGCCATCGGCACGCGCCCTGTGGACCTGCACATCAAGGGCCTGGAAGCGCTCGGCGCGCAGATCACCGTCGAAGCCGGCTACATCAAGGCGAAGGCCAAGCGGCTCAAGGGCACGCGCATCGTGCTGGATCTCGTCACTGTTACCGGCACCGAGAACATCATGATGGCGGCCACCCTGGCCGAAGGCACCACGGTCATCGAGAACGCGGCCCAGGAGCCGGAAGTCGTCGATCTGGCCAACTTCCTGATCGACATGGGCGCGCGCATCGAAGGCGCCGGCTCCAACACGATCACCGTGCATGGCGTGGAGCGTCTCAAGGGCTGCCACTACGAGGTGCTGCCGGACCGCATCGAGACCGGCACTTTCCTCGTCGCCGGCGCGATCAGCGGCGGCCGCGTGCTGCTCAAGCGCGCGCGCCCGAAGACCCTGGACGCGGTGCTGCAGAAGCTGGAGGACACCGGCGCGCACCTCAACGTCAGCGAGGATTCGATCGAACTCGACATGCGCGGCAACCGCCCGAAAGCGGTTTCGGTCACCACCGCGCCCTACCCCGCCTTCCCCACCGACATGCAGGCGCAATTCACCGCGCTGAACAGCGTCGCCGAAGGCGTCGGCATGGTCACCGAGACGGTGTTCGAGAACCGCTTCATGCACGTCCAGGAACTGCGCCGCCTGGGCGCCGACATCCGCCTGCACGGCAACACCGCAGTGATCACCGGCGTCAAGCACATGACCGGCGCCCCCCTGATGGCCACCGATCTGCGCGCCTCCGCCAGCCTGGTCCTCGCGGGCCTGGCCGCCGGCGGCGAGACCGTCATCGACCGCGTGTACCACATCGATCGTGGCTACGAGTGCATCGAGGAAAAGCTCGGGGCGCTGGGGGCAAGGATTCGGCGGCTGCCGAATTGA
- a CDS encoding DUF3108 domain-containing protein codes for MKPLYLIGLALFSCTVQAADLKAFEARFAVSRNGKELGTMAMALSAPKEGEWLFVSRTEGQGGLAGFLGVTIEERSTLMLGESGLASTSYRYNQDMVGRHRARTLDIAGGKASESDDDKRWSYAVEGSVLDRHAMVLGIASHLADGVREGSVFNLAVASKGKLEEWRFLVAGTEQVETGDGRIEAIRVERLRDNPDRKTVSWHAPKYGYLPVKVEQIEPDGERLVSLLQGFEKQ; via the coding sequence ATGAAGCCGCTGTACCTGATTGGCCTTGCCCTGTTCTCCTGCACCGTGCAGGCCGCTGACCTGAAGGCCTTCGAGGCCAGATTTGCGGTCAGCCGCAACGGCAAGGAACTCGGCACGATGGCGATGGCGCTGAGCGCCCCGAAGGAAGGCGAGTGGTTGTTCGTGAGTCGTACGGAGGGCCAGGGCGGTCTTGCCGGTTTCCTCGGGGTGACCATTGAGGAGCGCTCGACGCTGATGCTCGGTGAGTCCGGGTTGGCCAGCACCTCGTATCGCTACAACCAGGACATGGTCGGCCGCCACCGCGCGCGAACACTCGACATCGCGGGCGGCAAAGCCAGCGAGTCAGACGACGACAAGCGCTGGAGCTATGCGGTTGAGGGCAGCGTGCTGGACCGTCATGCGATGGTGCTCGGAATTGCTTCGCACCTGGCGGACGGCGTGCGCGAGGGCTCGGTTTTCAATCTGGCTGTCGCCAGCAAGGGCAAGCTCGAGGAGTGGCGTTTCCTGGTCGCCGGCACCGAGCAGGTCGAGACCGGCGATGGTCGCATCGAGGCAATCCGCGTCGAACGCCTGCGCGACAATCCGGATCGAAAGACCGTCAGCTGGCATGCGCCGAAGTACGGCTACCTGCCGGTCAAGGTCGAACAGATCGAGCCGGATGGCGAGCGGCTGGTGAGCTTGTTGCAGGGCTTCGAGAAGCAGTAA
- a CDS encoding KpsF/GutQ family sugar-phosphate isomerase, with product MNASAPRPAVSLPTAALAASGRRVIEIETAAIRALAARIDGAFTRACELMLACEGRIVVSGIGKSGHIARKIAATLASTGTPAFFVHPAEASHGDLGMITTKDVVLALSNSGETDELLTILPVVKRKNVPLIAMTGNERSSLARLADVHLDVAVSEEACPLGLAPTASTTAALVMGDALAIALLEARGFTSDDFAASHPAGQLGRRLLVHISDVMHVGDEIPRVEPSASVTDALMEMSRKKLGMTAIAQADGKLCGVFTDGDLRRTLDDASVDLRATPVTALMTANPRTIAADKLAIEAAQMMEAHKISALLVVDDAGALVGALNFHDLLRARVI from the coding sequence ATGAACGCCTCCGCTCCACGGCCGGCTGTATCGCTGCCGACCGCCGCGCTTGCCGCTTCCGGACGCCGCGTCATCGAGATCGAGACCGCCGCGATCCGCGCACTCGCCGCGCGCATCGACGGTGCCTTCACCCGCGCCTGCGAGCTGATGCTGGCGTGCGAAGGGCGCATCGTGGTCAGTGGCATCGGCAAGAGCGGCCATATCGCGCGCAAGATCGCCGCGACGCTGGCGAGCACCGGCACACCGGCCTTCTTCGTGCATCCGGCCGAAGCCAGTCATGGCGACCTCGGCATGATCACAACGAAGGACGTGGTGCTGGCGCTGTCCAATTCCGGCGAGACGGATGAACTGCTGACGATCCTGCCGGTAGTCAAGCGCAAGAACGTGCCGCTGATCGCGATGACCGGCAACGAGCGATCCAGCCTGGCGCGCCTGGCCGATGTGCACCTCGACGTGGCGGTCAGCGAGGAAGCCTGCCCGCTGGGACTGGCGCCCACTGCCAGCACCACCGCGGCGCTGGTGATGGGCGACGCGCTGGCGATCGCCCTGCTGGAAGCGCGCGGGTTCACCTCCGACGATTTTGCCGCCTCGCATCCGGCCGGCCAGCTCGGCCGGCGCCTGCTGGTGCACATCAGCGACGTGATGCACGTGGGCGATGAGATCCCGCGCGTCGAACCCAGCGCCAGCGTGACCGACGCGCTGATGGAGATGTCGCGCAAGAAGCTCGGCATGACCGCGATCGCGCAGGCTGACGGCAAGCTCTGCGGCGTGTTCACCGACGGCGACCTGCGGCGCACGCTGGACGATGCCAGCGTGGACCTGCGCGCCACCCCGGTGACCGCGCTGATGACCGCGAACCCGCGCACCATCGCGGCGGACAAGCTGGCGATCGAGGCGGCGCAGATGATGGAGGCGCACAAGATCTCGGCGCTGCTGGTGGTCGACGATGCCGGCGCGCTGGTCGGCGCGCTGAACTTCCATGACTTGCTGCGGGCGCGGGTCATCTGA
- a CDS encoding NUDIX hydrolase, with protein sequence MTPEIRLPRLTVAAIVPDGARYLLVEETIDGRAVLNQPAGHLDPGESLIDAVIRETREETAWAVRPLGLVGVYQLVLPHVHFVRMTFLCETLGHDPTQALDTEIVRTHWLTRDEIAAHAVPQRSPLVLRCIDDHRAGRMWPLEQIADVVRP encoded by the coding sequence ATGACCCCCGAAATCCGCCTGCCGCGATTGACCGTGGCCGCCATCGTCCCGGATGGCGCGCGCTACCTGCTGGTCGAGGAGACCATCGACGGCCGCGCCGTGCTCAACCAGCCCGCCGGACACCTGGATCCGGGCGAGAGCCTGATCGACGCCGTCATTCGCGAAACTCGCGAGGAAACCGCCTGGGCGGTGCGCCCCTTGGGCCTGGTCGGCGTCTACCAATTAGTCCTCCCGCACGTGCACTTCGTGCGCATGACTTTCCTCTGCGAAACCCTCGGCCACGACCCGACGCAAGCGCTCGACACCGAGATCGTGCGCACCCACTGGCTGACCCGCGACGAGATTGCCGCCCACGCCGTCCCCCAGCGCAGCCCGCTGGTTCTGCGCTGCATCGACGACCACCGGGCCGGCCGCATGTGGCCGCTGGAGCAGATTGCGGACGTGGTGCGGCCGTGA
- a CDS encoding DUF2066 domain-containing protein: MRWFCACWLLLALSTPLLANDLYTGEVPVSGQDEPSRKEAMVAALKQVLVKVSGDQAAGERPEVQGALADPAPLIQAFFYRQDVDRSGPVPALKLYYTANFEPRAINRLLSASGLSQWARERPTLMVWVVGDTGGSTQFLGQPQLAPLLRRGTERGIQLSAGPTTTEGEGAVSAFDVERGQVASLRPVASRFGAPGVLAGRIYSTAEGVVGRFAFADGEREESFEVRGLDPAGTLRAAADETANRMATRYAFAAADSEPVAVAAVVRNLRSASDFARAQAYLSSLSIVREMRLSGAAADTMNVDLSVSGGAERLRQIVALNQVLAVAGDSSDGALVLDLK, translated from the coding sequence ATGCGCTGGTTCTGTGCTTGTTGGCTGCTGCTCGCCCTGTCCACCCCGCTGCTGGCCAACGATCTCTACACCGGGGAGGTGCCGGTGTCGGGGCAAGACGAGCCCTCGCGTAAAGAGGCAATGGTCGCGGCACTCAAACAAGTGCTGGTCAAGGTTTCCGGCGACCAGGCCGCCGGCGAGCGCCCGGAGGTGCAGGGTGCGCTGGCGGATCCGGCGCCGCTGATCCAGGCCTTTTTCTATCGCCAGGATGTCGACCGCAGCGGCCCGGTGCCGGCGCTCAAGTTGTATTACACCGCCAATTTCGAACCGCGCGCGATCAATCGCCTGCTGTCTGCCAGCGGGCTGTCGCAATGGGCGCGCGAGCGGCCGACGCTGATGGTCTGGGTGGTCGGCGATACTGGTGGCAGCACCCAGTTCCTGGGCCAGCCGCAACTGGCCCCGCTGCTGCGCCGCGGCACCGAGCGCGGCATCCAGCTGAGCGCCGGCCCGACCACCACCGAGGGCGAAGGCGCCGTCAGTGCTTTCGACGTGGAGCGCGGCCAAGTCGCCAGCCTGCGCCCGGTGGCCAGCCGTTTCGGCGCGCCCGGAGTGCTCGCCGGACGCATTTACAGCACTGCCGAGGGCGTGGTCGGCCGCTTCGCCTTCGCCGACGGCGAGCGCGAGGAGAGTTTCGAGGTCCGCGGCCTGGACCCCGCGGGGACCCTGCGCGCGGCGGCGGACGAGACTGCCAACCGGATGGCCACGCGCTATGCCTTCGCCGCTGCCGACAGCGAGCCGGTGGCGGTCGCCGCCGTGGTGCGCAATCTGCGCTCCGCCAGCGACTTTGCGCGGGCCCAGGCCTATCTGTCGTCGCTGTCGATCGTGCGCGAGATGCGCCTGTCGGGCGCCGCGGCGGACACGATGAATGTCGATCTCAGTGTCTCCGGCGGTGCCGAGCGGCTGCGCCAGATCGTCGCACTGAACCAGGTGCTGGCGGTGGCCGGCGACAGCAGCGACGGCGCGCTGGTGCTGGATCTGAAGTGA
- the purM gene encoding phosphoribosylformylglycinamidine cyclo-ligase, with amino-acid sequence MTQHTPMTYRDAGVDIDAGNSLVERIKPAVRRTMRPEVLAGVGGFGASVRVPLERYREPVMVSGTDGVGTKLKLAQQLGRHDTIGIDLVGMCVNDVLVQGAEPVFFLDYFATGKLDVDTAAAVVAGIARGCEESGCALVGGETAEMPDMYPPGEYDLAGFCVGLVERSKMLDGSSVQAGHRLVGIASSGPHSNGYSLIRRILARAQADLSQDCGGRALGDALMAPTRLYVKPVLGLLADLPIAAMAHITGGGITENIIRVVPEGLGLAIDGSAWPEPAVFQWLMQAGQVARSEMWRTFNCGIGFVLVLPAEAVAGAIERLAVQGLPAWDIGEVVAHAGEGERVHIR; translated from the coding sequence ATGACCCAGCACACCCCGATGACCTACCGCGATGCGGGGGTCGATATCGACGCCGGCAACAGCCTGGTCGAGCGCATCAAACCGGCGGTTCGGCGCACCATGCGTCCCGAGGTGCTGGCTGGCGTCGGCGGCTTCGGCGCCTCGGTGCGCGTGCCGCTGGAGCGCTACCGGGAGCCGGTCATGGTCTCCGGCACCGACGGGGTCGGCACCAAGCTCAAGCTCGCGCAGCAGCTCGGGCGCCACGACACGATCGGCATCGACCTGGTCGGCATGTGCGTCAACGACGTGCTGGTGCAGGGCGCCGAGCCGGTGTTCTTCCTAGATTACTTCGCGACCGGCAAGCTGGATGTCGACACCGCGGCGGCCGTCGTGGCCGGCATCGCGAGGGGCTGCGAGGAATCCGGATGCGCGCTGGTCGGCGGCGAAACCGCCGAGATGCCGGACATGTACCCGCCCGGCGAGTACGACCTGGCCGGCTTCTGCGTGGGCCTGGTCGAGCGCTCGAAGATGCTCGATGGCAGCAGCGTGCAGGCCGGCCACCGCTTGGTCGGCATCGCCAGTTCCGGCCCGCATTCGAACGGCTATTCGCTGATCCGCCGCATCCTTGCGCGCGCGCAGGCCGATCTCTCGCAGGACTGCGGCGGTCGGGCCCTGGGCGATGCGCTGATGGCGCCTACGCGGTTGTATGTCAAGCCGGTTCTTGGCCTGCTGGCCGATCTGCCGATTGCTGCGATGGCGCACATCACCGGCGGCGGCATCACCGAGAACATCATCCGCGTGGTGCCCGAGGGCCTGGGGCTGGCGATCGACGGCAGTGCATGGCCGGAACCGGCGGTGTTCCAGTGGCTGATGCAGGCTGGGCAGGTGGCGCGCAGCGAGATGTGGCGCACCTTCAACTGCGGCATCGGCTTCGTGCTGGTGCTGCCGGCCGAGGCGGTCGCCGGCGCAATCGAACGATTGGCCGTCCAGGGCTTGCCCGCCTGGGACATTGGCGAAGTGGTAGCGCACGCCGGCGAGGGCGAGCGTGTCCACATCCGCTGA
- a CDS encoding phosphoribosylglycinamide formyltransferase, giving the protein MSTSAEPLRVAVLLSGRGSNLGALIEATRDGLPVRIVGAFSNKPDAPGLGLARGAGVPTAVFEPRDYADKPAFEAALFAAVADSGAELVVLAGFMRVLTAATVEQWRGRLINIHPSLLPKYQGLHTHARAIDAGEAEHGASVHFVTPVLDGGPVLMQVRIPVLQDDTADTLAARLLPQEHRLLVAAVRLFAERRVRLDGERVVVDGGVLGAPLGLA; this is encoded by the coding sequence GTGTCCACATCCGCTGAGCCGCTGCGCGTCGCGGTCCTGCTCTCGGGCCGCGGCAGCAACCTGGGTGCGCTGATCGAGGCGACCCGCGACGGGCTGCCGGTCCGCATCGTCGGCGCGTTTTCCAACAAACCGGATGCGCCGGGCCTGGGCCTGGCGCGTGGCGCCGGCGTCCCGACGGCCGTGTTCGAGCCGCGCGACTACGCCGACAAGCCCGCTTTCGAAGCCGCCCTGTTTGCCGCCGTGGCCGACAGCGGCGCCGAGCTGGTGGTGCTGGCCGGATTCATGCGCGTGCTGACCGCCGCGACCGTGGAGCAATGGCGTGGCCGGCTGATCAACATCCACCCCTCGCTGCTGCCGAAATACCAGGGCCTGCACACCCACGCTCGCGCGATCGATGCTGGCGAAGCCGAGCACGGCGCCAGCGTCCATTTCGTCACCCCCGTGCTTGACGGCGGCCCGGTGCTGATGCAGGTACGCATCCCCGTGCTGCAGGACGACACCGCCGACACTCTCGCCGCGCGCCTGCTGCCGCAGGAACACCGCCTGCTGGTCGCTGCCGTGCGCCTGTTCGCCGAGCGCCGCGTGCGCCTGGACGGGGAGCGGGTCGTGGTGGATGGTGGGGTGCTGGGGGCGCCGCTCGGTCTGGCTTGA